The Gadus macrocephalus chromosome 12, ASM3116895v1 genome segment ccactataggcctgtagggcactatatagtggacttaaaatagggtacatacgatgtaccctacatgttactcctgtataccacaatgcaatgcggtcgtgtttttccggaggagaagaagaagctgaataaccgcaaaaacgaatacatttaatgatggagtctccggctttcgtatagaaatgtcaacaatttatttgggatttaacatagaaaatgtaacattcaaaattagttaaaaaaaacttggTTTGTTTACGGTTTGTAAACaaaccggtttgtttacatgatgtgggcccatctgtctgcgtcacacaaatacccggcgcatttactgacgcaaatgacgtttagaaatgttcagcatagtgtccgaattctcgttccctattccctatatagtgcactatatcatgtacactatatagggaatagggaacgagtgtatagggaacgattttgaacacagcttatggttccagaaaatggaaatcaaaatcaaccgcgaaagtctcttgttattcgtgtcatcggcagagcactgtcaatcacgcacagcccggtgaacggcacatgtgattggaatgtacgtcagccgagagcaaccaatagctttagagctaaatggtcccgcccccaggaacgttttttttctgattcgactgtcaggagtttcaaaacgagtgcgcgtcagaacactgccaatattcacgtgactcaaagcttgcgcctgtgtggtcaaatctctgaaaagtcagttctgaaaaaatacgttgcaatggcgtaaacgtacacctttacaagtttttaaaactaaatattcaacctttcaaaacgtatttctcaatgtatgaacacctgtttgcagaatcccatttacaaggtttcaaaaccgggaaacaatgaaatacactgttagaacagtgccagatttgaaactctgcaaatgcgctggtgaaattgtttgaactttgaaaatgtgttggtgaaaatgatgaagaagataaaatagaacacaaaatcatgtttacagatgtttgaattttttttttcaggtttgaattatggcaggaaactgactccatagaaacccagtatgcctttcgaaacacctcgtgattggtcgatgaaacgctacccttgtgtcatgacggaaacgcccaagcctgcagctggacccttctcgcaATACCCGccgtcgcgcaatgacgtcggttaggatgtcgaattcattttaaactgtgctgtcttttcctatgttcaaaaggaagcaccttttcatctctccttgacccgatgacgttttcctCAAAGGAtaaggaaaggaggcataaaggttaggagatttgactattcgtcGAGGCCCCCGTCCCGTGAACGTGCCTTTAAACAAGAAGTGAGACCGGACGTGACGTCTGCTCCGCTGGGCCGGGTTTGtggggttttattttgaaaggaagTTCCCCTCACGGAAGTTCCGGTGTATCTCGCGCTGAAGGAGTTAAAGCGCTGACGTGTTCCAGGTTTTAAACTAATAGTAATTATTAGTTTAATGTTAACGTTGTCTAGTTTAGTTCGGGTTAGTTAGGTCTAGTACGGGTTAGTTAGTTTAGTGAGGACATGTTGCCTTTATCCGCTAAAGACGACGAGTACAAACCCGCCAAACTCAACCTGCTGGCCAAGACCTCAGGATGGTTCAGGTAATACTCTATACTActctatataatattatattattatacacattatatatacattatcCTATTATTATACACTTTATATCACTACATACTATATAATGTTACCTTATTAAACCACCTCAGACACTGAGCCTTAAGTCAAACTCAACCTGCTGGCCCAAGACCTCAGGATGGTTAGGGTAATACTCTTATACTATCATCATACATGttatataacattatatatatatatatatatatatatatatatatatatagatatcccTGTAACCTTATTTAACCACCTCACACACCGAGCCTTATGCCAAACCTGCTGGCCAAGACCAAAGGTTAAGTAACATTATACTTTTATTATATTAACATTGTTATGTATCTATAACATTAGATTACCCGTACCTCATTAAAGCACCTTTAGTGAGTCTTGTATCTTCTCTTGTAGAGCGATCCTCTCAGACCAAACCTCCAGgaacctcttcttcttcctcctcctcaacctctccTTCGCCTTCGTGGAGTTATCCTACGGGATCTGGAGCAACaggtatatctatatctatatctatatatacatatatatatttatatatatagatctatatcctACGGGATCTggagctatatatatatgtgtgtgtgtgtatatatgtgtgtataaatatatatatatatatatatatatgtgtgtatatatctctGCATCAATAGATCTATACctatagagggttagggttaactcaGAGCGTCTCCAGGACGTGCAATTTCCGTCGAACCTTCAAACCTCactacagtgtttcccctagaattttttttaggcccggtggtaagagctgatagtgtgatttgttatacatttttcacgggatgctagagtatttgttggttatttccatataaaacacttgcttagccatcacaagttgataatgattcaataaacacgttattaacaataaactaattttatttacaatacaatttttggtggtgccatgctaatgatgatataacttAATGCTGTCAGATTGTCCGTTATGATGGGGCATCATCTGCGCACGCGCGAATGATGCCCCATCCGCGTGGGGCATCATCCGCGCATCATCtgccccatttttttttttttcatttttttttttcgttgttgGCCTGGCGGGGGCGCTCGTTGGCCTGGCGGCGCGCCAGGCCTGAAACACTGTCACTAGATATACAGGCTGCTAAATATCAAACctcaccatatatatatatatatatatatatatatatatatatatatatatatatatatatatatatatatatatatatatatatatatatatatatatatatatatatatatatatatatatgtgtatatatatatatatatatatatatatatatatgtgtattagTATTTTATTACGTTCTAAGTAGTATTTAGTGTCATTAGTTAAGGGTTAATGGCAGTATTTAATTTGTTATTTGTTAGGTTAATTGTAGTATTTGGTCGTTAGTCTAGGGCTGATATCGGACTCGTTCCATATGTTCTTTGACTGCACTGCCCTGCTGGCCGGCCTGGCTGCCTCCGTCATCTCCCGGTGGAGGTGTAATGACTCCTTCTCCTATGGGTAATTATTATCATCTCATCATTATCATCCTGTCTCATTTCAAATGGATTCTAGTCTAGTGGAAGTCACATACTCAACCTTTAATCACCCTCCTGGTGTTTTAGAGGGTTCACAGTGTTATTACTCATACTCCACCTTTAAGGTACCATGTATTATTACTCTCATTCTCCACCTTTAAGGTACCATGTATTATTACTTTCATACTCCACCATTAATTCAGGCACCATCTATTGCTCTCATTCTCTACCTTTAAGGTACCATGTATTATTACTTTCATAttatatttatgtgtatttgtgtttcgtTAAACACAGTGTCGCTCTCTCCAGCTCACATTAACCTCCAACATATCTGAACATTTTAAAGATTAatttaatatacatttattattttcagatatGTCAGAGCAGAGGTGCTCGCAGGCTTCGTCAATggcctcttcctcatcttcacAGCCTTCTTCATCTTCTCGGAGGGAGTGGAGGTGAGACCAGCGTTAATATCACCGTAGCTTTAGGGAGATGAGACTAGCGTTAATATCACCGTAGCTTTAGGGAGCTGAGACCAGCGTTAATATCACCGTAGCTTTAGGGAGCTGAGACCAGCGTTAATATCACCGTAGCTTTAGGGAGATGAGACCAGCGTTAATATCACCGTAGCTTTAGGGAGATGAGACCAGCGTTAACTTAATATCACCGTAGCTTTAGGGAGCTGAGACCAGCGTTAATATCACCGTAGCTTTAGGGAAATGAGACCAGCGTTAATATCACCGTAGCTTTAGGGAGCTGAGACCAGCGTTAATATCACCGTAGCTTTAGGGAGATGAGACCAGCGTTAATATCACCGTAGCTTTAGGGAGATGAGACCAGCGTTAATATCACCGTAGCTTTAGGGAGATGAGACCAGCGTTAATATCACCGTAGCTTTCGGTTTAATGTTACGGTCCACCCTTCGCCCCCTAGTGGTGGGGTTTTGAATTGTTATATCGTTTTCTTTGTAGTAGTTAGCGTGGCGCCTGCCTCCATTGCAGTTAGCCTAGCGCCTGCTTACTGTCTGCTTCCATGGTAGTTAGCCTAGCGCCTGCTTACTTTCCTTTTCTCCCAGAGGGCGCTGGAGCCACCGGACGTCCACCACGACCGCCTACTTCCTGTTTCTGTGGCCGGCCTGCTGGTCAATTTGGTGGGAATCTTCGTCTTCCAACATGGAGGTCACGGGCACTCCCACGGAGATGATGGTTAGGATACTAGTTACTAGTACTACACCCCCATGTTTAGGATACTAGTTACTAGTACTACACTCCCCTGGTTAGGACACTAGTTACTAGTACTAAACTCccctggttatgttactggttactagTACTACACTCCCCTGGTTAGGACACTAGTTACTAGTACTACATTCCGCTGGTTAGGACACTAGTTACTAGTACTACACTCCCCTGGTTAGGACACTAGTTACTGGTAAGACAGCGTACTGACAGCTCTGTCTCCAGGGGGACACGGGCACAGCCACTCTCTGTTCAATGGAAGTGCAAACCACAAGGACAGCCACACGGACAGTCACGGAGGACATGGACACAGTCACGGAGGACATGGGCACAGTCACGGAGGACATGGGCACAGCCACCAGGACCAGCACAGCCACCAGGACCAGGCCCTCTACAGTCAGGGTAAGGCTGCTTAGCTCCAGGCCGCAGGAACATCTGATAATCCAGTGCTGTGCCATCTGTGCAATTCATGGTTAGTTGTTGTAGTCTTGCTTGTTAACTCTTAATGATGTTTTTGTTCTAGATAAATTCCTGCCAGGAAAAGGTTCCAGTAAACAGATCCTACAAGGtaaacaatacaataaacaatatattgtATTGTTGTAAACAATGCAGCGTGTGCGTCTCTCTGACTGGCCTCCTATTGCCTGATGTTGTTGGTATACATCTGACTTGtggcctgtgattggttgacAGGAGTGTTCCTGCATATCGTGGCGGACACGCTGGGCAGTGTTGGAGTCATCATCTCCGCTCTGCTGATGCAGAAGTACGATCTAATGATCGCTGATCCCATCTGCTCCATGCTCATCTCCCTCCTCATAGGAGTCAGGTCCGTCTCTCCTCTACTGTAGTCTGTTGCTAAGGGAGTCTCCTCTACTGTAGTCTGTTGCTAAGGGAGTCTCCTCTACTGTAGTCTGTTGCTAAGGGAGTCTCCTCTACTGTAGTCTGTTGCTAAGGGAGTCTCCTCTACTGTAGTCTGTTGCTAAGGGAGTCTCCTCTCTACTGTAGTCTGTTGCTAAGGGAGTCTCCTCTCTACTGTAGTCTGTTGCTAAGGGAGTCTCCTCTCTACTATAGTGTGGTGCCGTTGCTAAGGGAGTCGATTGGGATCCTGATGCAGAGGACTCCGCCCACTCTTGACCACGCCCTCCCAGAGTGCTATCAGAGGGTGAGTCACCCGCACAACATATAAACAACATGTTTATATTACAAACATTATCTAGCATGAGATGTTAGTGGTCTTCCAgattccaagtgtgtgtgtgtgtgtgtgtaggtgcagcAGCTCCAGGGTGTGTACAACATCCAGGAGCCCCACTTCTGGACCTTGTGTACTGATGTGTACGTCGGTACACTGAAGCTGCTCGTGGCACCAGACGCCGACGCCCGCTGGATCCAGACCCAGACGCACAACATCTTCACACAGGTAGCCGGTCTCCATAGCAACACACAACACCTTCACAGTGAGGTACAGTGATGCTAACCTGACTAGTGGTCTTCAGGACTAGTGACCCTAAACTGACTAGTGACCCAACCTGGCTAATGACCCTTACCTGCCTAGTGACCGTAACCTGACTAGTAATCCTAACCCGACTAGTGACCCTAACCTGCTGTGGTTTCCAGGTCGGCGTTCGGCAGCTCTACGTCCAGATCGACATCGCTGCCATGTAGACGCTCGGTGTCAATCCAAACTTTCAAGGACCAATGACGACGCAGTGTTACTGCAGGGCTCCGCCCCAAGCCCACGGACCAATGACACGACCGCTCTACTTCAGGGCTCTGCCCCCAGCCCATGGACCAATGACGACGCAGTGTTACTGCAGGGCTCCGCCCCCAGTCCACGGACCAATGACGACGCAGTGTTACTGCAGGACAGACTATGAAGGACAGCTCAGTTGCGTGGCCCTCGGGGGGAGGGGCTCTGCCCTCGGGGGGAGGGGCTCTGTCCGTCCATCCTTAGTGCCTTCCTGTCTCCTTGCTGAGGCTCTCGGTAACATGCGGACTCCATTGTTTTATTTGCCAAATCATGTGAATAGTGAATGTTTTTCAATAATAAATAGTTTTACTGCATTTGTCTGAATGTTTTTATTCAAGTTGAATTTTGACGGGATTACAGAAAGCTCTTATTGGTCCTTCCATTATGAGGTCTTGTTGATGGACagtcaggaggtggagctgtcctccacctccggctgccaggaggtggaggacagctCCACCTCCGGGTGTTAGGAGGTGGAgctgtcctccacctccaggtgtGCGAGTGCATCTGGTGCAGCAGACAGTCGCAGCATGTCGACCTCCAGTGGGTGGAGGCGACCGGTCACGACCAGCGAGTGGAGCGGCGGCCCCAGGTCACATGACCCCAGCTGACGTAGCGTGGCGGTGCGAATCACCTGATCCTCCGCCCCCACCCGggccacgcccacacacagcGTGTCCTCCGTCAGCCCTGTGGAGACGACGCTGGTTAGAACTTCTAACC includes the following:
- the slc30a7 gene encoding zinc transporter 7 encodes the protein MLPLSAKDDEYKPAKLNLLAKTSGWFRAILSDQTSRNLFFFLLLNLSFAFVELSYGIWSNSLGLISDSFHMFFDCTALLAGLAASVISRWRCNDSFSYGYVRAEVLAGFVNGLFLIFTAFFIFSEGVERALEPPDVHHDRLLPVSVAGLLVNLVGIFVFQHGGHGHSHGDDGGHGHSHSLFNGSANHKDSHTDSHGGHGHSHGGHGHSHGGHGHSHQDQHSHQDQALYSQDKFLPGKGSSKQILQGVFLHIVADTLGSVGVIISALLMQKYDLMIADPICSMLISLLIGVSVVPLLRESIGILMQRTPPTLDHALPECYQRVQQLQGVYNIQEPHFWTLCTDVYVGTLKLLVAPDADARWIQTQTHNIFTQVGVRQLYVQIDIAAM